From Girardinichthys multiradiatus isolate DD_20200921_A chromosome 3, DD_fGirMul_XY1, whole genome shotgun sequence, the proteins below share one genomic window:
- the LOC124865609 gene encoding cortexin domain-containing 1-like, protein MDPPASFLREFEVDVDLGFALFFFLLLCFFLLVTIVRCAQLVLDPYSAVSVSTYMEEQEEETEE, encoded by the coding sequence ATGGACCCTCCGGCCAGTTTTCTGAGAGAATTTGAAGTGGATGTGGATCTTGGTTTTGCCCTCTTCTTTTTCTTACTCCTCTGCTTCTTTTTGCTCGTGACCATTGTGCGCTGTGCTCAGCTGGTGCTGGACCCGTACAGTGCTGTTTCTGTGTCTACATAcatggaggagcaggaggaggaaaCAGAGGAATGA
- the setdb1b gene encoding histone-lysine N-methyltransferase SETDB1-B isoform X1, protein MMESNEGMEVDGWDPTLEDELGVSLDDLKKWIDEAVEQSEAVQKKKAQLIELEEWVEQKEKEEAKTEKLLNDASQSILECEKLVKAAYRNNGLVYRESSSEDEGGGGRGQPSEVIEIDDDEDDDVIAVGCLVPPSKTLTPTKDTTLKDASAVLQKTTQQVQKLVQIVTKPSIGSPLIRTAVQSAAQPGVQNSTPAIFVSQAPSQTMMQPNPNIKEDELKVGMNILGKKRTKTWHKGSLVAINPVGNGVFKYKVRFDKGKSLLSGNHVAFDYNPTLESLYVGARVVAKYKDGNLVWLYAGIVAEMPNNKNRMRFLIFFDDGYASYVILPELYPVCRPLKRTWEDIEDASCRDFIEEYISAYPSRPMVLLKVGQIIKTEWEGTWWKSKVEEVDSSLVKILFLDDKRSEWIYRGSTRLEPMFNLKLASANTHEKKLAGHQRTRPNMGALRSKGPVVQYTGVEHVGASPTKPQQTTPCQPQATTLIQQLQQRPQPQPIQQVQQAQQTQQLQQPQTQQTPQPSQPVLLQRVENKHQMAKKSTSPFIPGVGGTHASKMLQAASSNTSNLSTGKVLSTPGTPSSSFTPLYQRQTASLVSSPVVMHAMATIPQQPSYRAPTDRIFYLAHTCQPACLNRVRPAKSDLHRGKNPLLTPLLYDFRRMTGRRKVNRKMSFHVIYKAPCGLCLRNMGEIQNYLFQTHCDFIFLEMFCLDPYVLVDRPFQPQRPFYYIPDITSGKEDIPLSCVNEIDTTPPPNVKYSKERIPEDGVFINTSSDFLVGCDCTDGCQDKSKCSCHQLTLQASGCTPGGQINQNAGYSYKRLEECLPTGIYECNKRCKCSGHMCTNRLVQHGLQVRLQLFKTQNKGWGIRCLDDIAKGSFVCIYAGKILTDDFADKEGLEMGDEYFANLDHIESVENFKEGYESEAHCSDSEGSGVDLSRMKIQPSALVSGSAGRKKAQSSSSPDDSNEEEEKDSKSEDESDSSDDTFVKDNYYTPSSVWRSYTTRGQAKGNKEGSQDSKDGLSVSAKGQDDEKPPSMPEETGKSKVASWLTSQGLKKEPGDNKSQIKTDLVKKQEVMTLSDSDDVQTISSGSEDNKERDKAIPASVSAVTKKQVAVKSTRGIALKNSHSLTVKTGPSGGGVGPSTQGGKPGQQGQPGGGAENAPKNTRLFFDGEESCYIIDAKLEGNLGRYLNHSCSPNLFVQNVFVDTHDLRFPWVAFFASKRIRAGTELTWDYNYEVGSVEGKELLCCCGSTECRGRLL, encoded by the exons ATGATGGAAAGCAATGAGGG AATGGAGGTTGATGGGTGGGACCCCACTCTGGAGGACGAGTTGGGAGTTTCGCTGGATGATCTGAAGAAATGGATTGACGAGGCTGTGGAGCAGAGTGAGGCTGTGCAGAAGAAAAAAGCGCAGTTGATAGAGCTTGAGGAATGGGTGgagcagaaagagaaagaagaggCGAAGACAGAAAAACTTCTCAATGATGCAAGCCA gtccatattGGAGTGCGAGAAACTGGTGAAGGCAGCGTATCGAAACAACGGTCTGGTCTATCGGGAGAGCAGCTCGGAGGATGAAGGAGGCGGAGGAAGAGGGCAGCCCTCTGAAGTCATTGAGAtagatgatgatgaagatgatgacgtCATAGCAGTGGGATGCT TGGTTCCCCCGTCAAAGACATTAACGCCAACTAAAGACACAACG TTAAAAGATGCCTCTGCAGTTCTCCAGAAAACCACCCAGCAGGTCCAGAAGTTGGTCCAAATTGTCACCAAGCCTTCCATTGGTTCTCCTTTAATACGAACAGCAGTGCAGTCTGCAGCTCAACCAG gcgtTCAGAACTCCACACCAGCCATATTTGTATCACAAGCGCCATCCCAGACGATGATGCAGCCGAACCCCAACATAAAAGAAGATGAGCTCAAAGTGGGGATGAACATCCTGGGAAAGAAACGCACCAAGACATGGCACAAAGGCTCCCTGGTTGCAATAAACCCTGTTg GAAACGGTGTATTTAAGTATAAGGTGAGGTTTGATAAAGGCAAGAGTTTGCTGTCTGGAAATCATGTGGCTTTTGACTACAATCCCACCCTGGAGAGCCTGTATGTTGGGGCTCGTGTAGTTGCCAAGTACAAAGACGGCAACTTGGTTTGGCTGTACGCTGGAATCGTAGCAGAGATGCCTAACAACAAGAACCGCATGAG GTTTCTAATCTTCTTTGATGATGGCTACGCTTCATATGTGATCCTTCCTGAACTGTACCCAGTTTGCAGACCAT TAAAACGCACTTGGGAAGACATAGAGGATGCATCTTGTCGGGACTTCATCGAGGAGTACATCTCTGCCTATCCCAGCAGGCCGATGGTGCTCCTAAAGGTCGGCCAGATAATCAAGACTGAGTGGGAGGGCACCTGGTGGAAGAGCAAAGTGGAGGAGGTGGACAGCAGCTTAGTCAAGATTCTCTTTTTG GATGATAAAAGGAGCGAATGGATTTACAGAGGATCCACCAGGCTTGAGCCCATGTTCAATCTAAAGCTGGCTTCTGCAAACACCCATGAGAAGAAGCTAGCTGGCCACCAGAGGACAAGACCAAACATGG GAGCATTAAGGAGTAAAGGCCCAGTAGTCCAGTACACTGGTGTCGAACATGTCGGAGCTTCTCCGACCAAACCGCAACAAACAACCCCCTGTCAGCCCCAAGCGACAACACTGATTCAACAGCTTCAGCAACGTCCACAGCCCCAGCCGATCCAGCAGGTCCAGCAGGCCCAGCAGACCCAACAGCTACAGCAGCCACAGACCCAACAAACCCCTCAGCCCTCACAACCTGTGCTGCTTCAACGTGTTGA AAATAAACATCAGATGGCAAAGAAGAGCACCTCTCCTTTCATCCCTGGTGTAGGAGGGACACATGCCTCCAAGATGTTGCAGGCTGCATCCTCCAATACCAGCAACCTCTCAAC TGGGAAAGTCCTGAGCACCCCAGGTACCCCCTCATCCTCCTTTACACCTTTGTATCAGAGACAGACAGCCTCTCTGGTTTCTTCTCCTGTTGTTATGCACGCAATGGCCACCATCCCTCAGCAGCCATCCTACAGGGCCCCGACAGACCGAATTTTCTACCTGGCACACACCTGTCAGCCCGCGTGTCTGAACCGCGTTCGACCAGCAAAATCAGACTTGCACAGAGGAAAAAACCCCCTCCTCACTCCGCTGCTGTACGATTTCAGACGTATGACGGGACGACGCAAAGTCAACCGCAAG ATGTCTTTCCATGTTATCTACAAGGCTCCCTGTGGACTTTGCCTGCGTAACATGGGGGAGATCCAGAATTACCTCTTCCAGACCCACTGTGACTTTATATTCTTAGAGATGTTCTGTCTGGACCCATATGTGCTTGTGGACCGGCCTTTCCAGCCACAAAGGCCCTTCTATTACATTCCAGACATCACTAGTGGAAAGGAGGACATCCCTCTGTCCTGTGTCAATGAGATTGATACTACTCCACCTCCTAATGTAAAATACA GCAAGGAGCGCATCCCAGAAGATGGAGTGTTTATTAACACCAGTTCAGACTTCCTGGTTGGCTGTGATTGTACAGACGGCTGTCAAGACAA ATCCAAATGTTCCTGCCACCAGCTGACCCTCCAGGCTTCAGGGTGCACACCTGGGGGACAGATCAACCAAAACGCAGGATATTCATACAAGCGATTAGAGGAGTGCCTGCCGACAGG GATCTACGAGTGTAACAAAAGGTGCAAATGTTCTGGTCACATGTGCACAAACCGGCTGGTGCAGCACGGCTTGCAGGTCCGTCTGCAGCTCTTTAAGACCCAGAACAAAGGCTGGGGCATTCGCTGTTTGGATGATATAGCTAAGGGCTCATTTGTCTGCATTTATGCTG GTAAAATCCTGACAGATGACTTTGCTGACAAAGAAGGTCTAGAGATGGGTGACGAGTATTTCGCTAATCTGGACCACATCGAGAGTGTGGAGAACTTCAAGGAAGGCTACGAGAGCGAGGCGCACTGTTCAGACAGTGAGGGAAGTGGCGTGGACTTGTCCAGAATGAAAATCCAGCCTTCCGCTTTAGTCTCGGGCAGCGCTGGGAGGAAGAAAG CCCAAAGCTCCAGCTCGCCAGACGACAGCAACGAAGAAGAGGAAAAAGATTCAAAGAGTGAAGATGAAAGCGACAGTTCAGACGATACGTTCGTCAAGGACAACTATTACACCCCTAGTTCTGTGTGGAGGAGTTACACTACACGTGGTCAGGCCAAGGGCAACAAAGAAG GGAGTCAGGACAGTAAAGATGGATTGAGTGTCTCAGCCAAAGGACAAGATGATGAAAAACCGCCTTCTATGCCAGAGGAGACGGGGAAAAGCAAAGTGGCTTCCTGGTTAACAAGCCAGGGGCTGAAGAAG GAACCTGGAGACAACAAGAG TCAAATAAAGACAGACCTAGtgaagaaacaggaagtcatgacACTCTCTGACAGCGATGATGTTCAAACAATAAGCTCTGGATCTGAAGACAACAAAGAGAGGGACAAAGCCATCCCAG CTTCTGTATCAGCTGTGACCAAGAAACAGGTGGCGGTGAAATCCACTCGAGGCATCGCCCTGAAGAACAGCCACAGTTTGACGGTGAAAACGGGTCCGTCCGGAGGAGGGGTCGGGCCGAGCACTCAGGGGGGAAAACCCGGACAGCAGGGGCAGCCTGGAGGAGGGGCAGAAAACGCTCCTAAAAACACCCGGCTGTTCTTCGACGGTGAGGAGTCCTGCTACATCATTGATGCCAAGTTGGAGGGAAATCTTGGACGATACCTCAAT CACAGCTGCAGTCCTAACCTTTTCGTCCAGAACGTGTTTGTGGACACGCATGACTTGAGATTTCCCTGGGTGGCGTTCTTTGCCAGCAA GCGGATCCGGGCCGGTACAGAACTGACCTGGGATTATAACTATGAGGTGGGGAGCGTGGAAGGTAAAGAGCTGCTGTGCTGCTGCGGATCCACAGAGTGCCGAGGGCGGCTGCTGTGA
- the setdb1b gene encoding histone-lysine N-methyltransferase SETDB1-B isoform X2 — MCPLERMEVDGWDPTLEDELGVSLDDLKKWIDEAVEQSEAVQKKKAQLIELEEWVEQKEKEEAKTEKLLNDASQSILECEKLVKAAYRNNGLVYRESSSEDEGGGGRGQPSEVIEIDDDEDDDVIAVGCLVPPSKTLTPTKDTTLKDASAVLQKTTQQVQKLVQIVTKPSIGSPLIRTAVQSAAQPGVQNSTPAIFVSQAPSQTMMQPNPNIKEDELKVGMNILGKKRTKTWHKGSLVAINPVGNGVFKYKVRFDKGKSLLSGNHVAFDYNPTLESLYVGARVVAKYKDGNLVWLYAGIVAEMPNNKNRMRFLIFFDDGYASYVILPELYPVCRPLKRTWEDIEDASCRDFIEEYISAYPSRPMVLLKVGQIIKTEWEGTWWKSKVEEVDSSLVKILFLDDKRSEWIYRGSTRLEPMFNLKLASANTHEKKLAGHQRTRPNMGALRSKGPVVQYTGVEHVGASPTKPQQTTPCQPQATTLIQQLQQRPQPQPIQQVQQAQQTQQLQQPQTQQTPQPSQPVLLQRVENKHQMAKKSTSPFIPGVGGTHASKMLQAASSNTSNLSTGKVLSTPGTPSSSFTPLYQRQTASLVSSPVVMHAMATIPQQPSYRAPTDRIFYLAHTCQPACLNRVRPAKSDLHRGKNPLLTPLLYDFRRMTGRRKVNRKMSFHVIYKAPCGLCLRNMGEIQNYLFQTHCDFIFLEMFCLDPYVLVDRPFQPQRPFYYIPDITSGKEDIPLSCVNEIDTTPPPNVKYSKERIPEDGVFINTSSDFLVGCDCTDGCQDKSKCSCHQLTLQASGCTPGGQINQNAGYSYKRLEECLPTGIYECNKRCKCSGHMCTNRLVQHGLQVRLQLFKTQNKGWGIRCLDDIAKGSFVCIYAGKILTDDFADKEGLEMGDEYFANLDHIESVENFKEGYESEAHCSDSEGSGVDLSRMKIQPSALVSGSAGRKKAQSSSSPDDSNEEEEKDSKSEDESDSSDDTFVKDNYYTPSSVWRSYTTRGQAKGNKEGSQDSKDGLSVSAKGQDDEKPPSMPEETGKSKVASWLTSQGLKKEPGDNKSQIKTDLVKKQEVMTLSDSDDVQTISSGSEDNKERDKAIPASVSAVTKKQVAVKSTRGIALKNSHSLTVKTGPSGGGVGPSTQGGKPGQQGQPGGGAENAPKNTRLFFDGEESCYIIDAKLEGNLGRYLNHSCSPNLFVQNVFVDTHDLRFPWVAFFASKRIRAGTELTWDYNYEVGSVEGKELLCCCGSTECRGRLL; from the exons ATGTGTCCGTTGGAAAG AATGGAGGTTGATGGGTGGGACCCCACTCTGGAGGACGAGTTGGGAGTTTCGCTGGATGATCTGAAGAAATGGATTGACGAGGCTGTGGAGCAGAGTGAGGCTGTGCAGAAGAAAAAAGCGCAGTTGATAGAGCTTGAGGAATGGGTGgagcagaaagagaaagaagaggCGAAGACAGAAAAACTTCTCAATGATGCAAGCCA gtccatattGGAGTGCGAGAAACTGGTGAAGGCAGCGTATCGAAACAACGGTCTGGTCTATCGGGAGAGCAGCTCGGAGGATGAAGGAGGCGGAGGAAGAGGGCAGCCCTCTGAAGTCATTGAGAtagatgatgatgaagatgatgacgtCATAGCAGTGGGATGCT TGGTTCCCCCGTCAAAGACATTAACGCCAACTAAAGACACAACG TTAAAAGATGCCTCTGCAGTTCTCCAGAAAACCACCCAGCAGGTCCAGAAGTTGGTCCAAATTGTCACCAAGCCTTCCATTGGTTCTCCTTTAATACGAACAGCAGTGCAGTCTGCAGCTCAACCAG gcgtTCAGAACTCCACACCAGCCATATTTGTATCACAAGCGCCATCCCAGACGATGATGCAGCCGAACCCCAACATAAAAGAAGATGAGCTCAAAGTGGGGATGAACATCCTGGGAAAGAAACGCACCAAGACATGGCACAAAGGCTCCCTGGTTGCAATAAACCCTGTTg GAAACGGTGTATTTAAGTATAAGGTGAGGTTTGATAAAGGCAAGAGTTTGCTGTCTGGAAATCATGTGGCTTTTGACTACAATCCCACCCTGGAGAGCCTGTATGTTGGGGCTCGTGTAGTTGCCAAGTACAAAGACGGCAACTTGGTTTGGCTGTACGCTGGAATCGTAGCAGAGATGCCTAACAACAAGAACCGCATGAG GTTTCTAATCTTCTTTGATGATGGCTACGCTTCATATGTGATCCTTCCTGAACTGTACCCAGTTTGCAGACCAT TAAAACGCACTTGGGAAGACATAGAGGATGCATCTTGTCGGGACTTCATCGAGGAGTACATCTCTGCCTATCCCAGCAGGCCGATGGTGCTCCTAAAGGTCGGCCAGATAATCAAGACTGAGTGGGAGGGCACCTGGTGGAAGAGCAAAGTGGAGGAGGTGGACAGCAGCTTAGTCAAGATTCTCTTTTTG GATGATAAAAGGAGCGAATGGATTTACAGAGGATCCACCAGGCTTGAGCCCATGTTCAATCTAAAGCTGGCTTCTGCAAACACCCATGAGAAGAAGCTAGCTGGCCACCAGAGGACAAGACCAAACATGG GAGCATTAAGGAGTAAAGGCCCAGTAGTCCAGTACACTGGTGTCGAACATGTCGGAGCTTCTCCGACCAAACCGCAACAAACAACCCCCTGTCAGCCCCAAGCGACAACACTGATTCAACAGCTTCAGCAACGTCCACAGCCCCAGCCGATCCAGCAGGTCCAGCAGGCCCAGCAGACCCAACAGCTACAGCAGCCACAGACCCAACAAACCCCTCAGCCCTCACAACCTGTGCTGCTTCAACGTGTTGA AAATAAACATCAGATGGCAAAGAAGAGCACCTCTCCTTTCATCCCTGGTGTAGGAGGGACACATGCCTCCAAGATGTTGCAGGCTGCATCCTCCAATACCAGCAACCTCTCAAC TGGGAAAGTCCTGAGCACCCCAGGTACCCCCTCATCCTCCTTTACACCTTTGTATCAGAGACAGACAGCCTCTCTGGTTTCTTCTCCTGTTGTTATGCACGCAATGGCCACCATCCCTCAGCAGCCATCCTACAGGGCCCCGACAGACCGAATTTTCTACCTGGCACACACCTGTCAGCCCGCGTGTCTGAACCGCGTTCGACCAGCAAAATCAGACTTGCACAGAGGAAAAAACCCCCTCCTCACTCCGCTGCTGTACGATTTCAGACGTATGACGGGACGACGCAAAGTCAACCGCAAG ATGTCTTTCCATGTTATCTACAAGGCTCCCTGTGGACTTTGCCTGCGTAACATGGGGGAGATCCAGAATTACCTCTTCCAGACCCACTGTGACTTTATATTCTTAGAGATGTTCTGTCTGGACCCATATGTGCTTGTGGACCGGCCTTTCCAGCCACAAAGGCCCTTCTATTACATTCCAGACATCACTAGTGGAAAGGAGGACATCCCTCTGTCCTGTGTCAATGAGATTGATACTACTCCACCTCCTAATGTAAAATACA GCAAGGAGCGCATCCCAGAAGATGGAGTGTTTATTAACACCAGTTCAGACTTCCTGGTTGGCTGTGATTGTACAGACGGCTGTCAAGACAA ATCCAAATGTTCCTGCCACCAGCTGACCCTCCAGGCTTCAGGGTGCACACCTGGGGGACAGATCAACCAAAACGCAGGATATTCATACAAGCGATTAGAGGAGTGCCTGCCGACAGG GATCTACGAGTGTAACAAAAGGTGCAAATGTTCTGGTCACATGTGCACAAACCGGCTGGTGCAGCACGGCTTGCAGGTCCGTCTGCAGCTCTTTAAGACCCAGAACAAAGGCTGGGGCATTCGCTGTTTGGATGATATAGCTAAGGGCTCATTTGTCTGCATTTATGCTG GTAAAATCCTGACAGATGACTTTGCTGACAAAGAAGGTCTAGAGATGGGTGACGAGTATTTCGCTAATCTGGACCACATCGAGAGTGTGGAGAACTTCAAGGAAGGCTACGAGAGCGAGGCGCACTGTTCAGACAGTGAGGGAAGTGGCGTGGACTTGTCCAGAATGAAAATCCAGCCTTCCGCTTTAGTCTCGGGCAGCGCTGGGAGGAAGAAAG CCCAAAGCTCCAGCTCGCCAGACGACAGCAACGAAGAAGAGGAAAAAGATTCAAAGAGTGAAGATGAAAGCGACAGTTCAGACGATACGTTCGTCAAGGACAACTATTACACCCCTAGTTCTGTGTGGAGGAGTTACACTACACGTGGTCAGGCCAAGGGCAACAAAGAAG GGAGTCAGGACAGTAAAGATGGATTGAGTGTCTCAGCCAAAGGACAAGATGATGAAAAACCGCCTTCTATGCCAGAGGAGACGGGGAAAAGCAAAGTGGCTTCCTGGTTAACAAGCCAGGGGCTGAAGAAG GAACCTGGAGACAACAAGAG TCAAATAAAGACAGACCTAGtgaagaaacaggaagtcatgacACTCTCTGACAGCGATGATGTTCAAACAATAAGCTCTGGATCTGAAGACAACAAAGAGAGGGACAAAGCCATCCCAG CTTCTGTATCAGCTGTGACCAAGAAACAGGTGGCGGTGAAATCCACTCGAGGCATCGCCCTGAAGAACAGCCACAGTTTGACGGTGAAAACGGGTCCGTCCGGAGGAGGGGTCGGGCCGAGCACTCAGGGGGGAAAACCCGGACAGCAGGGGCAGCCTGGAGGAGGGGCAGAAAACGCTCCTAAAAACACCCGGCTGTTCTTCGACGGTGAGGAGTCCTGCTACATCATTGATGCCAAGTTGGAGGGAAATCTTGGACGATACCTCAAT CACAGCTGCAGTCCTAACCTTTTCGTCCAGAACGTGTTTGTGGACACGCATGACTTGAGATTTCCCTGGGTGGCGTTCTTTGCCAGCAA GCGGATCCGGGCCGGTACAGAACTGACCTGGGATTATAACTATGAGGTGGGGAGCGTGGAAGGTAAAGAGCTGCTGTGCTGCTGCGGATCCACAGAGTGCCGAGGGCGGCTGCTGTGA
- the LOC124866220 gene encoding meiotic recombination protein REC8 homolog produces MFYYPAVLNRQSGCFATIWLVATKGIKVTRKDFLKVNVKMTCDDIMSYVLERVAPPQPGLPRPRFSLYLSSQLQYGVVLVYHRQCTILLEELQFIVGQLLKQRSLQKIDLDDHSRQTGVLPDALSLMEDTEGAPDPLFGVMLLKDMVPSPSLLIEMSREYLREASPECHELTSPAASVAPELGPGITASPETITLKETESVAIPAAEFEDEDFTDHLPQTIDFLLEQADHFPEGGWELPPEEMRGSEREEREQEKIKDMTGSTTELQPTTVSSEGPELLPQEEQAPAVEIPSPPRDQLTPVSAPSLPSPPSATRGRLGSPESEEVQPEVKRRRRRQLAFFDPETQLSEKDQQQQIENPLTETRPPPLFLPPSHRIVPAAELLSNPCSFLPEEIQCLWRRTAAIMPLLGSDLQVGERGPESTDSEREREWEMMEVAEREEQRLKEIPTEVQREMVESEMLELSADDSLPLEASDQKEVSREISPLYTSEREGSTFSTVLQDIPEMVDEMMERVAAESPRLLPELMEREESVVFQSLLPPEVNRRTVSSIFHRLLENLSYRRICAEQEEPYGDIMISPGVNYEEMNLPL; encoded by the exons ATGTTTTACTACCCGGCTGTTTTAAACCGTCAATCAGGATGTTTCGCTACGATCTG GCTGGTTGCCACAAAAGGCATCAAAGTTACACGCAAGGATTTCCTGAAAGTCAATGTGAAAATGACTTG CGATGACATCATGAGCTACGTGCTGGAGCGGGTCGCCCCACCTCAACCAGGTCTTCCACGACCCCGCTTCTCCCTCTACCTCTCCTCACAGCTGCAGTACGGCGTGGTCTTGGTCTACCACCGGCAGTGTACCATCCTTCTGG AAGAACTTCAGTTCATTGTGGGCCAGCTATTGAAACAAAGGAGCTTGCAGAAAATTGATTTGGACGACCACAGCAG GCAAACTGGAGTCCTGCCTGATGCACTGTCTCTGATGGAGGACACCGAAGGAGCTCCTGATCCTTTATTTGGAGTAATGCTCCTTAAGGACATGGTCCCCAGCCCCAGTTTGCTGATAGAG ATGAGTCGTGAATATCTGAGAGAAGCCTCCCCTGAGTGTCATGAACTGACCAGCCCAGCTGCTTCTGTTGCTCCAGAGCTGGGACCTG GCATTACTGCATCTCCAGAAACCATCACTCTGAAAGAGACGGAGTCTGTTGCCATCCCTGCTGCAGAG TTTGAGGATGAGGACTTTACTGATCACCTACCACAAACTATTGATTTCCTCTTGGAGCAAGCCGATCACTTTCCAGAAG GAGGTTGGGAGTTACCACCAGAAGAGATGAGAGGGTCGGAGAGGGAAGAAAGAGAGCAGGAGAAGATCAAGGATATGACAGGATCCACCACGGA ACTGCAGCCAACCACCGTCTCCAGTGAGGGTCCTGAGCTGCTGCCTCAGGAAGAGCAGGCTCCAGCTGTGGAAATACCCTCACCTCCCAGAGACCAGCTCACCCCGGTCTCTGCGCCCAGCCTCCCCTCACCGCCTTCTGCAACGAGGGGACGACTCGGGAGCCCAGAGTCAGAG GAGGTCCAACCAGAGGTGAAAAGACGGAGGAGGAGGCAGCTGGCCTTCTTTGATCCAGAGACACAGCTCTCTGAGaaggaccagcagcagcagattgAAAACCCTCTAACCGAGACCAGACCCCCGCCCCTTTTCCTGCCTCCCTCTCATAGGATCGTACCTGCCGCCGAGCTCCTCAGCAATCCCTGCAGCT TCTTGCCCGAAGAGATTCAGTGTCTGTGGAGACGGACTGCAGCCATAATGCCGCTGTTGGGGTCTGACCTCCAGGTGGGGGAGAGAGGGCCCGAGTCCACCGActcagagagggagagagagtggGAGATGATGGAGGTGGCGGAAAGAGAGGAGCAGAGACTCAAGGAGATTCCCACAGAG GTCCAGAGAGAAATGGTGGAATCTGAGATGCTGGAACTTTCAG CTGATGATTCACTGCCTCTGGAGGCGTCTGACCAAAAGGAGGTTTCTCGAGAGATTTCTCCTCTGTACACATCCGAGAGAGAAGG GTCCACATTTTCCACTGTGTTGCAGGACATCCCAGAGATGGTGGACGAGATGATGGAGAGGGTAGCAGCAGAATCCCCTCG GTTGTTGCCAGAGCTGATGGAGCGGGAGGAGTCCGTGGTTTTTCAGTCACTTTTACCACCTGAGGTCAACCGTAGAACTGTCAGCAGCATTTTTCACAGGCTGCTGG AGAATTTATCCTACAGGAGGATTTGTGCTGAGCAGGAAGAGCCTTATGGAGACATCATGATCTCCCCTGGAGTCAACTATGAGGAGATGAATCTGCCTTTGTAA